The window AATATGACAGATGACTCCATAATTCATGTTAGAGATTTGCCAAAAATTATACAACAAGTGGGAATACAAAAAAATTTAATATCTATTCGCCCATTAGAACAAGTAGTAAGAGAGTCAGAAATAGAGGAAATAAACAAAGCCCTACATAAATATGGCAATTCCGTTAAAGGTAAAAAAATGGCCGCTAAGTCTCTAGGCATCTCCTTAGCATCGCTTTATAACAAGCTTTCAAATACAAAGTAATCTCAAAGCATCTTTGAAAACCATCAAGGATGCTTTCTAATTTTTTAGAAATATACTTTTGTTTTCTAGAAAATTAGAAAACCTTTTCATAGCTAATCTGTAAGTTTTATGATATCTTTTTAACAAAACTTTCTACTTTTTTATAAACGTATATTCTTTTATTATATTCTTATTTGTTAAATAAGCCCTTTGTATTTTGGCACAGTATGTGCAATATTAAATTAATAACCGCGCGGTAATATTAAAATGGAGGTTGATTTCATGCTTGCATTATTAGGTTTTATCACTATTGCATTATTGTTAATTGTGATAATGACTAAAAAACTTTCTCCAACAGTAGCTTTAATAGTTATACCTACTATTACTGCGACTATAGGAGGTTTTGGAAAAGATTTAGGTAAATTTATGACTGATGGCATAAAAAATATTTCAACTGTAGGCACCATGTTCATATTTGCCATACTATTTTTCGGTATACTTACCGATGCTGGAACCTTTGATCCTATTATTAATAAAATTTTAAAGGTAGTAGGTAAAGACCCTATTAAAATAGTAATGGGATCGGCCATACTGGCTATGTTGGTTCATTTAGACGGCTCTGGTGCTGTTACTTTTTTAGTAACGATACCAGCAATGATACCTTTATATGATAAATTAGGTATGAGAAGAACCACATTGGCATGCATTGCAGCCCTTTCTGCAGGTACCATGAATATGCTTCCTTGGGGAGGTCCTACATTGCGAGCGGCTACAGCTCTTGAAATGCCGGTTACACAATTGTTTAATCCTCTAGTTCCTGCATTTATCGGGGGAGTTATCTTTATATTATTAGTTGCCTACTGGTTGGGAAAAAAAGAGAAGAAAAGGTTAGGAAATATAGTACTTGAAGATATAAATGTAGAAAGAAATATTGCTGAAGATAAACTTGCTTTAGCAAGACCGAAAATGTTTCCTATAAACTTAATGCTAATTATAGTCTCTATTGGTGTCTTGATATCAGGTAAACTTCCACCTCACATCATATTTATGATAGCATTTTCAATTTCTATAGTAGTAAATTATCCAAATGTAAAGGCCCAAAGAGATAGAGTAGATGCCCATGCCAAGGCTGCTCTAATGATGGCTAGCATACTATTTGCAGCTGGTGGATTTATAGGTATAGTAAAGGGTTCAGGTATGATTACAGAAATGTCTAATGTGGTTGTAAAGGCAATCCCTAATTCTTTAGGCAAACAAATTCCTTTGATCACAGGAATATTTTCTATGCCTGCCAGCTTACTATTTGATCCAGATTCTTTTTATTTTGGGGTAATGCCCGTCTTATCTTCAGCTGCTAAAGGATTTGGTATTGATGCTGTAAATGTTGCTAGGGCATCAATATTAGGACAAATGACTACCGGATTCCCAGTAAGCCCATTAACAGGCTCTACATTTTTACTTATGGGACTTACAGGAGTAGATTTAGGAGAACATCAAAAAAAGACTATACCATTAGCATTTTTGACTACTATAGTAATGCTAATAATTGCAATAATAACTGGTGCAATAGTTATGTAAAAAAATTGTTTATAGAAATGGAGGATTTCAGAATGAAAAGTATTAAGATAGGTTGTGGTGCAGGTTATGCTGGAGATAGAATAGAACCTGCTATAGAGATGATGGAAAAAAGTGATATAGATTATATAGCTTTTGAGTGTTTAGCGGAAAGAACTATAGCCATAGCACAACAGGAAAAGATGAAAAATCCACAAAAAGGATATAATCATCTTTTAGAATATAGAATGAGAAAAATTCTCCCTATATGTAAATCAAAAAATATTAAAGTAATAACAAATATGGGAGCAGCAAATCCCGAAGGAGCAATAAGAAAAATAAAAGAAATAGCTCAGGAATTAAATATAAAAGGGCTCAAAATAGCCGCTGTAATTGGAGACAATATATATGATAATATATCAAAATATATGGATATGAAAGTTCTTGAAACAGAAAAACCTTTAAAAGAATTAGAAGGTGAAATAGTTTCTGCCAATGCATATTTAGGCGTTGATGGTATACTTCAAGCACTTGAAAATGATTCTGACATAATAATCACAGGCAGAGTAGCAGACCCTGCTCTATTCTTAGCCCCTATGATTTATGAATTCAATTGGTCTTTAGAAGACTATGAAAAGATTGGAAAAGGTACATTAATTGGTCATTTACTAGAGTGTGGAGGCCAAATCACAGGTGGATACTTTGCCGATCCCGGATATAAAGATGTAGATGATTTATACAAATTAGGGTTTCCTATTGCAAATGTATATAAAAACGGAGATGCAATAATCACTAAAGTACAAGGTTCAGGAGGTAAAGTTACAGAGTCTACTTGTAAAGAACAACTCTTATATGAAATCCATGACCCAAAACGATATATAACTCCTGATGTTATAGCCGATTTCTCCAATGTATCAATACAACAAATTGACAATGACCAAGTACAAATCAGTGGAGGAAATGGCATAGAAAAAACCGATACCCTAAAAGCAAGTATAGGTTATTTTGATTGCTTTATAGGTGAGGGAGAAATAAGTTATGGTGGCCCAGGTGCCTATGAAAGGGCTAAATTAGCAGGAAAAATAGTTGAAAAAAGATTGAAAATGCTAAATATCTCTACCAAAGAACTTCGTATAGATTTAATAGGTATAAATTCACTATATAAAGATCAGATAAGTAATACTTTAAGTTCGTCAATTGCTCCTGAAGTAAGACTTAGAGTAGCAGCACGAACAAAATCAAAAGAAAATGCTACTACTATTGGAAATGAAGTAGAAGCTTTATATACAAATGGGCCCGCAGCTGGTGGTGGAGCCACAAAATCTGTAAAAAAAATAATATCTATGGCATCAATATTCATACCAAGGAAAGATATTGATACTAATATCTTATACGAGGAGGTATAAAAATGAAACTTAGAGAAATTGCTCATTCAAGAACAGGAGATAAGGGAAATCTATCTAATATATCCCTTATAGTATATAATATTGAGGATTATGAAAAAATAAAAAAATATGTTACACCTGCAGTAGTGAAAGAATGGTTTAAAGATATAGTTAAAGGAGAAGTAGTTAGATACGAACTGCCTAATATAGGAGCCTTAAACTTTGTAATGCATAATGCATTAGGTGGAGGAGTAACTAGATCCCTTGCAATAGATAAACATGGTAAATCCTTAAGTTCAGCTTTGTTAAATATGGAAATATAAATCAATAAGCCTCCTTAAGTTAAACTTAAGGAGGCTTAAATCAAAATTTATCACTAAGATATATCACATTTCCTTCCCTATTATATCCCTTAGTTAGGTATTTACATATATCTATACCTAGTTTGTTCATTTTTATAGTATATATATGTTCTCCATCAATTACATCCTGATGATTCAATTTTTTAGTATATTCTA of the Clostridiisalibacter paucivorans DSM 22131 genome contains:
- a CDS encoding CitMHS family transporter, whose product is MLALLGFITIALLLIVIMTKKLSPTVALIVIPTITATIGGFGKDLGKFMTDGIKNISTVGTMFIFAILFFGILTDAGTFDPIINKILKVVGKDPIKIVMGSAILAMLVHLDGSGAVTFLVTIPAMIPLYDKLGMRRTTLACIAALSAGTMNMLPWGGPTLRAATALEMPVTQLFNPLVPAFIGGVIFILLVAYWLGKKEKKRLGNIVLEDINVERNIAEDKLALARPKMFPINLMLIIVSIGVLISGKLPPHIIFMIAFSISIVVNYPNVKAQRDRVDAHAKAALMMASILFAAGGFIGIVKGSGMITEMSNVVVKAIPNSLGKQIPLITGIFSMPASLLFDPDSFYFGVMPVLSSAAKGFGIDAVNVARASILGQMTTGFPVSPLTGSTFLLMGLTGVDLGEHQKKTIPLAFLTTIVMLIIAIITGAIVM
- a CDS encoding acyclic terpene utilization AtuA family protein, whose translation is MKSIKIGCGAGYAGDRIEPAIEMMEKSDIDYIAFECLAERTIAIAQQEKMKNPQKGYNHLLEYRMRKILPICKSKNIKVITNMGAANPEGAIRKIKEIAQELNIKGLKIAAVIGDNIYDNISKYMDMKVLETEKPLKELEGEIVSANAYLGVDGILQALENDSDIIITGRVADPALFLAPMIYEFNWSLEDYEKIGKGTLIGHLLECGGQITGGYFADPGYKDVDDLYKLGFPIANVYKNGDAIITKVQGSGGKVTESTCKEQLLYEIHDPKRYITPDVIADFSNVSIQQIDNDQVQISGGNGIEKTDTLKASIGYFDCFIGEGEISYGGPGAYERAKLAGKIVEKRLKMLNISTKELRIDLIGINSLYKDQISNTLSSSIAPEVRLRVAARTKSKENATTIGNEVEALYTNGPAAGGGATKSVKKIISMASIFIPRKDIDTNILYEEV
- a CDS encoding AtuA-related protein encodes the protein MKLREIAHSRTGDKGNLSNISLIVYNIEDYEKIKKYVTPAVVKEWFKDIVKGEVVRYELPNIGALNFVMHNALGGGVTRSLAIDKHGKSLSSALLNMEI